The Bacillus oleivorans genome has a window encoding:
- a CDS encoding NAD-dependent epimerase/dehydratase family protein, translated as MKNVLITGKNSYVGNSLKKWLENYPDKYLIDSISLRDGSWKEMDFSEYDVVCHVAGIAHVSSDPKMEEKYYKVNRDLTIETAKKAKAEGVKQFIFMSSIIVYGDSTNDKRIIDTDTVPTPTNFYGNSKLQAEEGIKPLASDNFKVVIVRPPMIYGKGSKGNYPKLAKAALKLPVFPNIDNQRSMLHIDNLCEFIRLMIKNQESGLFFPQNREYVKTSELVKIIAEVHGKKIKLIKVFNPLLKVLGLKLGIVNKVFGNLVYEKNISNYKENYQIRDLRKTIKLTELENREG; from the coding sequence ATGAAAAACGTGTTGATAACAGGGAAAAATAGTTATGTAGGGAATAGCCTGAAGAAATGGCTTGAAAATTATCCTGACAAATATTTAATTGATTCAATTAGTTTAAGAGATGGTTCATGGAAGGAAATGGACTTTTCGGAGTATGATGTTGTATGTCATGTCGCTGGAATAGCTCATGTCTCTTCAGATCCTAAAATGGAAGAAAAGTACTACAAAGTAAATCGTGATCTTACAATAGAAACTGCTAAGAAAGCTAAAGCAGAGGGTGTTAAGCAGTTTATTTTTATGAGCAGCATTATTGTGTATGGAGATAGTACAAATGATAAAAGAATTATTGATACAGATACAGTACCTACACCGACTAATTTTTATGGAAATAGTAAACTGCAAGCTGAAGAGGGTATCAAACCTTTAGCAAGTGATAATTTCAAAGTCGTTATTGTTAGACCACCAATGATATATGGAAAAGGTTCTAAAGGAAATTATCCTAAGTTAGCAAAAGCAGCTTTAAAGCTACCTGTTTTCCCTAATATTGATAATCAACGTAGTATGCTTCATATTGATAATCTTTGTGAGTTTATTAGATTAATGATTAAAAATCAAGAGAGTGGCTTGTTCTTTCCGCAAAATAGGGAGTATGTTAAGACGAGTGAGTTGGTCAAGATTATAGCTGAAGTTCACGGAAAAAAAATTAAACTTATAAAAGTGTTTAATCCTCTTTTAAAAGTTTTAGGATTGAAACTGGGAATTGTTAATAAAGTATTTGGCAATTTAGTATATGAGAAAAATATCAGTAATTATAAAGAGAATTATCAGATTAGGGACTTACGTAAAACGATTAAATTAACAGAATTGGAGAATAGAGAAGGATGA
- a CDS encoding glycosyltransferase family 2 protein — translation MKIPIKLVLVVLCYRETEDIKKMLDSIRDKRKNISVILVNSYYDESTKESFQKIANEHNTDFINIENKGYGYGNNRGIEYANNHYEYEYLGICNPDIKFNRLPLEIFTEEFYDSIIAPRIITKTEREQNPYYYSHLKVVDWLKYIAFKRNYSFAYYAGVAINKVYRETRLVIEKITNRSKTKIYACHGSCFFIGYKAANKIGVPYNEEMFLFHEEEHLARIARNKNIPTVFIKDINIKHFEDGSSVDIKKNGSISKYMKQSYITFYNYWNKN, via the coding sequence TTGAAAATTCCTATCAAATTAGTGCTCGTAGTGCTTTGTTACCGTGAAACAGAAGATATTAAGAAGATGCTTGATAGCATCAGAGATAAAAGAAAAAATATCTCTGTTATATTAGTTAATAGTTATTATGATGAATCGACAAAGGAGTCATTCCAAAAGATAGCTAACGAGCATAATACGGATTTTATAAATATAGAAAATAAAGGTTATGGTTATGGAAATAATCGTGGTATTGAATATGCTAATAATCATTACGAGTATGAATACTTAGGAATATGTAACCCTGATATTAAATTTAATCGATTACCTTTAGAGATCTTCACAGAAGAGTTCTACGACAGTATTATTGCACCACGAATAATAACGAAGACAGAAAGAGAGCAAAATCCTTATTATTATTCTCATTTAAAAGTAGTTGATTGGTTGAAATATATCGCGTTTAAAAGAAACTATTCCTTTGCTTATTATGCAGGGGTAGCAATAAATAAGGTGTATCGAGAAACTAGGTTAGTAATAGAAAAAATTACCAACAGAAGTAAAACTAAAATATATGCTTGTCATGGATCATGTTTTTTTATTGGATATAAAGCAGCTAATAAAATAGGAGTGCCATATAACGAAGAAATGTTTTTATTCCATGAAGAGGAACATCTGGCCCGAATTGCGCGAAATAAAAATATACCTACGGTTTTTATTAAAGATATTAATATAAAGCATTTTGAAGATGGTAGTTCTGTGGATATAAAAAAGAATGGTTCTATTTCAAAGTATATGAAACAATCTTATATAACATTCTATAATTATTGGAATAAAAACTAG
- a CDS encoding sugar transferase — MYMKIKRLIDIILSLFGLIVLSPIYLIIIIAIKIDSRGPVLFKQKRVGINKTHFNILKFRTMRIDTPKDTPTHLLENPEQYITKMGRFLRKTSLDELPQIWNIFVGQMSIIGPRPALWNQYDLVDERDKYAANDVPPGLTGWAQINGRDELPIDVKAKLDGEYVEKISLWMDVKCFFGTIKCVIKSDGVVEGGTGAVKEVASSKESI; from the coding sequence ATGTATATGAAAATTAAAAGATTGATAGATATCATTCTTTCTTTATTTGGACTTATAGTATTATCACCGATTTATTTAATTATAATTATTGCTATTAAGATCGACTCAAGAGGTCCGGTTTTATTTAAACAAAAGCGTGTTGGAATAAACAAAACACATTTCAACATATTGAAGTTTCGTACTATGCGTATAGATACGCCTAAGGACACTCCGACCCATTTACTAGAGAATCCAGAGCAATACATCACTAAAATGGGTAGGTTCTTGAGAAAGACTTCTCTGGATGAGTTACCACAGATTTGGAATATATTTGTTGGTCAAATGAGTATTATCGGACCAAGGCCAGCGCTATGGAATCAATATGATTTGGTTGATGAACGAGATAAGTATGCTGCAAATGATGTACCACCTGGATTGACGGGTTGGGCGCAGATTAATGGTAGGGATGAACTTCCTATTGACGTTAAGGCGAAACTGGATGGCGAGTATGTAGAGAAGATTAGTTTATGGATGGATGTTAAGTGTTTCTTTGGGACAATCAAATGTGTTATTAAGAGTGATGGGGTTGTTGAAGGTGGGACTGGAGCAGTAAAGGAAGTTGCGAGTAGCAAGGAGAGCATTTAA
- the galU gene encoding UTP--glucose-1-phosphate uridylyltransferase GalU, whose product MKKVRKAIIPAAGLGTRFLPATKAQPKEMLPIVDKPTIQYIVEEAVASGIEDIIIVTGRGKRAIEDHFDKSYELEETLMKKGKLEQLEEVQQITNLANIYYIRQKEPLGLGHAISCASRFIGDEPFAVLLGDDIVHTQGKPCLRQLIDVYERYNSSVIGVQQVPDEDVSKYGIISMKNGEIDPNCYHINDLVEKPKTEEAPSNYAIMGRYILRPEIFEILESQVPGAGGEIQLTDAIKSLNEKQMVVAYNFEGVRHDVGDKFGFIRAQIEFALEREDLRESLLPYLEQVLKKGKVEVWV is encoded by the coding sequence ATGAAAAAGGTAAGAAAAGCGATTATACCGGCAGCTGGGCTAGGGACCCGGTTCTTGCCAGCAACGAAAGCACAGCCGAAAGAAATGCTGCCGATTGTTGATAAGCCAACGATTCAGTATATCGTCGAAGAAGCAGTTGCATCAGGTATAGAAGATATCATTATCGTCACAGGCCGTGGTAAAAGAGCGATCGAGGATCATTTCGATAAGTCATATGAGCTAGAAGAGACATTAATGAAAAAAGGAAAGCTTGAACAATTGGAAGAGGTCCAGCAGATTACGAATCTAGCAAACATCTATTATATCCGTCAAAAAGAACCGCTAGGATTGGGACATGCGATTTCCTGTGCCAGCAGATTCATAGGTGATGAGCCATTTGCAGTTCTTTTAGGTGACGATATCGTGCATACGCAAGGGAAGCCATGCTTACGGCAATTAATCGACGTCTATGAACGATATAATTCATCTGTGATTGGAGTCCAGCAAGTTCCAGATGAAGATGTGTCGAAATACGGAATTATCTCGATGAAAAATGGGGAGATTGATCCAAATTGTTATCATATTAATGACTTAGTAGAAAAACCAAAGACAGAAGAGGCTCCATCAAACTATGCCATTATGGGCCGCTACATATTAAGACCAGAGATTTTCGAGATATTAGAAAGCCAAGTCCCAGGTGCCGGCGGGGAAATTCAGTTAACGGATGCGATTAAGAGTTTAAATGAAAAGCAGATGGTTGTTGCTTATAACTTTGAGGGAGTACGGCATGATGTAGGGGATAAGTTTGGCTTTATCCGGGCGCAAATTGAATTTGCTTTGGAGCGGGAGGATTTACGAGAGAGTTTGCTTCCTTATTTAGAGCAAGTTTTAAAAAAGGGGAAGGTTGAGGTTTGGGTTTAA
- a CDS encoding lipopolysaccharide biosynthesis protein, protein MSQNRAKLFIENFLLYGGINALNKVVPLLMLPIITRLLTDTAEYGRFDMFITIISFGSSFAILGMYDALYREYFEKESKEYKEQVTSTALTIVLIASVIVFFILLIFNKQFSQFFLGDTKSSPIVIMAAIGIFITANQSIFAAPTRMHNKRKIYLISGLSYSVIYYVLAIGLIFWGYGYKGLLYGNILATFFLLVFFIIINKKYFDIRKYNSAVAKNLFKIGLPLLPTFLAYWVYRSMDKIMITNLLDLGQVGIYSIGARVASVSQFIYTAFAGGWQYFAFSTMKDKDQVELTSKVFEYLGIISFLAFLIATLFDDIIFEILFSGPYEKGVSVFPYLFLSPLLLMLFQTAGNQFLVIKKSYIITISLILGVAVNLLLNYILIQQYGIKGSALATLVGYAVSLLIVVIIDIKLKLLKVSLKFIVMSILLTLTIINLFLFDTRSTNIYVLLSICLISSIYIKDVKLLMNVLKKPKKVMDK, encoded by the coding sequence ATGTCACAAAATCGTGCCAAGCTATTTATAGAAAATTTTTTATTGTATGGTGGAATTAATGCACTTAATAAAGTAGTTCCATTACTAATGCTTCCAATAATCACAAGATTATTAACAGATACTGCAGAGTATGGACGATTTGACATGTTCATTACTATAATAAGTTTTGGGTCAAGTTTTGCGATACTTGGAATGTATGATGCCCTATATAGAGAATACTTCGAAAAGGAAAGTAAAGAATATAAAGAACAAGTAACATCAACAGCATTAACGATTGTATTAATTGCATCGGTAATTGTTTTCTTTATATTATTGATATTTAATAAACAATTTTCGCAATTTTTTTTAGGCGATACAAAAAGTAGCCCTATAGTAATTATGGCAGCGATAGGGATATTTATTACTGCAAACCAAAGTATATTCGCTGCACCCACAAGAATGCATAATAAAAGGAAAATATATCTCATTTCAGGTTTGTCTTACTCAGTGATATATTACGTATTAGCAATTGGGTTAATTTTTTGGGGATATGGGTACAAGGGCTTGTTATACGGCAATATATTAGCTACTTTTTTTCTTCTAGTATTTTTTATTATAATTAATAAAAAATATTTTGATATTAGAAAGTATAATTCGGCTGTAGCTAAAAATTTGTTTAAGATCGGTTTGCCGCTATTGCCTACATTTTTAGCTTACTGGGTTTATCGGTCAATGGATAAAATTATGATAACTAATTTACTTGACCTTGGACAAGTTGGTATATACTCTATAGGTGCTAGAGTAGCTTCGGTTAGTCAGTTTATTTATACTGCTTTTGCAGGTGGTTGGCAGTACTTTGCTTTCTCAACAATGAAAGATAAAGACCAGGTTGAATTAACTTCAAAGGTATTTGAATATTTAGGAATAATTTCATTTTTAGCGTTTTTAATAGCTACACTTTTTGATGATATAATATTTGAAATTCTTTTTAGTGGCCCTTATGAAAAAGGTGTAAGTGTGTTCCCCTATTTGTTTTTATCACCGTTATTATTAATGTTATTTCAAACAGCAGGAAATCAATTTTTAGTTATTAAGAAAAGCTATATAATTACCATTAGTTTAATTTTAGGAGTAGCTGTTAATTTGTTACTTAACTATATTCTAATACAGCAGTACGGGATAAAAGGTAGTGCGTTAGCAACATTAGTTGGTTATGCTGTTTCTCTATTAATAGTTGTTATAATAGATATTAAATTAAAGTTGTTAAAGGTTAGTTTGAAATTTATCGTAATGAGTATTTTATTAACTTTAACAATTATCAATTTATTTCTATTCGATACACGATCTACAAACATTTACGTTTTATTAAGTATCTGTTTGATTTCAAGCATCTATATTAAGGACGTAAAATTATTAATGAATGTATTAAAAAAACCAAAAAAAGTTATGGATAAATAA
- a CDS encoding glycosyltransferase family 2 protein — protein MSSIQDYNLSEELVSIIMPAFNCGDFIGITLDSVIAQTYQNWEVIVIDDCSTDNTEEVVKTYSSMDTRIKYYKLDKNSGAAVARNKAIDLANGKYMAFLDSDDVWFPEKLTKQISFMKEHGYNFTCTSYTKIDEQGNYLNRTIKSQRKSDYDGILKTCPGNSTVIYDAMNLGKFKIPNIKKRNDYVMWLQVVKKEKYLYGLEEPLGSHRIRKGGISKKKSSLVSYHWKVYREFEQLSIIKSCYLILYWVIATVFRLR, from the coding sequence ATGAGTTCTATACAAGATTATAATCTATCAGAGGAATTAGTTTCAATAATAATGCCTGCATTCAATTGTGGAGATTTTATTGGTATCACTCTTGATTCCGTGATAGCACAAACATATCAGAATTGGGAAGTCATCGTGATTGATGATTGTTCAACAGATAACACTGAAGAAGTAGTAAAAACTTATAGCTCTATGGATACAAGGATTAAATATTATAAGCTGGATAAAAATTCTGGCGCGGCTGTTGCGAGAAATAAAGCTATCGATCTTGCAAATGGGAAGTACATGGCTTTTCTTGATAGTGATGATGTTTGGTTTCCTGAAAAGTTAACTAAACAAATTAGCTTTATGAAGGAACATGGATATAACTTTACTTGCACTAGTTATACAAAGATTGATGAACAAGGCAACTATCTTAACCGTACTATTAAAAGTCAGAGAAAAAGTGATTATGATGGGATATTAAAGACTTGTCCGGGGAACTCAACGGTGATCTATGATGCTATGAATTTAGGTAAATTTAAAATACCAAACATAAAAAAGCGAAATGATTATGTGATGTGGCTGCAAGTTGTAAAAAAAGAAAAATACTTGTATGGGCTTGAAGAACCTCTTGGAAGTCATAGAATTAGAAAAGGGGGTATTTCTAAAAAAAAATCAAGCTTAGTAAGTTATCATTGGAAAGTTTATCGAGAGTTTGAGCAATTATCGATTATAAAATCATGCTATTTAATCCTTTATTGGGTTATTGCAACGGTGTTTAGGCTAAGATAA
- a CDS encoding glycosyltransferase family 2 protein, translating into MPKSYPLVTSIVLCYKKFDHLYDAINSILNQDYPRIELIISDDASGNFPEENVRNYIQKNKKNNIVNTKIIINRQNLGTVRNLNGALKAGSGEYFVGLPGDDVFYDNTVMRRVVERFVETGNEILCCRRLRCSEEGLLPLRLMPNNAYLPIIKMINSPKKQYRAFALGRYYEMASGSTTYFSRKHFERWGYFDESYILWEDGPFFAQYTRSGNIIPTAYDIIAIRYREGGISNSKPNPLMLKDYSRFINVECYQHKDKFNKLDRRYLSFLFERSTKFKGYSKSKQIWILIKYFDVVIHKLGYKYFGLFISFYESNIRSFNEVKGEKNGLQ; encoded by the coding sequence TTGCCTAAATCATATCCATTAGTAACTTCAATAGTTTTATGTTACAAAAAATTTGATCACCTATATGATGCTATTAATTCAATTTTAAATCAAGATTATCCTCGTATTGAATTGATCATTTCTGACGATGCCTCTGGTAATTTCCCTGAGGAAAACGTTCGAAACTATATTCAGAAAAATAAAAAAAATAATATTGTAAATACAAAAATTATCATAAATAGACAAAATCTTGGTACTGTCCGAAACCTTAATGGCGCTCTGAAAGCTGGGAGTGGTGAGTACTTTGTTGGCCTGCCGGGTGATGATGTATTCTATGATAACACTGTAATGAGACGTGTAGTAGAAAGATTTGTAGAAACAGGAAATGAGATATTGTGTTGTCGACGTCTTCGTTGTTCAGAGGAAGGGTTGTTACCTCTTAGGTTGATGCCTAATAATGCTTATTTACCAATCATAAAAATGATTAATTCACCTAAAAAACAATATCGTGCATTTGCGCTTGGTCGTTATTACGAAATGGCATCGGGGTCTACCACATACTTTTCAAGAAAGCATTTTGAAAGATGGGGTTATTTTGATGAATCCTATATTTTATGGGAAGATGGGCCTTTCTTCGCTCAATATACGCGTTCTGGTAATATCATACCTACTGCTTATGACATAATTGCAATTCGATATAGAGAAGGAGGAATATCTAATAGTAAGCCAAATCCTCTGATGCTAAAAGATTATTCTAGGTTTATTAATGTTGAGTGTTACCAACATAAGGACAAATTTAATAAGCTAGATCGTCGATATTTATCCTTTTTATTTGAGAGATCAACTAAATTTAAGGGATATTCAAAGAGTAAACAGATTTGGATTTTAATCAAATATTTTGATGTAGTGATACACAAATTAGGCTATAAATATTTTGGTTTATTTATTAGTTTTTACGAAAGTAATATCAGAAGCTTTAACGAAGTGAAGGGAGAAAAAAATGGATTACAATAA
- a CDS encoding DegT/DnrJ/EryC1/StrS family aminotransferase: MKVPFSTFDLLHSEIRSELDESYSNVIDSGWFIRGKECEAFEEEFAAYNDAKYCCGVGNGMDALTLLLRAYDIKDGDEVIIPEHTYVADALSVTLNGATIVLAPVGDDFLLDVNKLHEFVTSKTKAIVAVHLYGQCCDMDVISKIANKFDVVVIEDCAQSHGAQYKGKRCGSLSDAAAWSFYPGKNLGALGDGGAITTNNKNIYEKIKALSNYGSHKKYENKFKGYNSRLDELQSALLRVKLKHLDRWTIERQRIAKRYLDEIVHPDVVLPTINSNNTHVWHLFVIRSKRRNEIQEYLSSQGIGTTIHYPIPIHLQEAYKDLGNKKGDYPIAEMLADEVLSIPLFYGMTDEQISYVVETINNF, from the coding sequence ATGAAAGTACCATTTTCTACTTTTGACCTCCTTCATAGTGAGATTCGTAGTGAATTAGATGAATCATACAGTAATGTTATAGATTCAGGATGGTTTATTCGTGGTAAGGAATGTGAAGCTTTTGAAGAAGAGTTTGCTGCTTATAATGATGCAAAATATTGCTGTGGAGTAGGTAATGGTATGGATGCGTTAACTTTACTTCTTCGAGCATATGACATAAAAGATGGGGATGAGGTAATAATTCCAGAACATACTTATGTTGCGGATGCCTTATCTGTCACACTAAACGGTGCCACTATTGTACTTGCACCTGTTGGCGATGATTTCTTATTAGATGTAAACAAACTTCATGAATTCGTTACTTCTAAAACGAAAGCGATTGTTGCAGTGCATCTTTATGGTCAATGTTGTGATATGGATGTAATAAGTAAGATTGCTAATAAATTTGATGTTGTGGTGATAGAAGATTGTGCGCAATCTCACGGTGCACAATATAAAGGTAAACGTTGTGGTTCCTTGAGTGATGCTGCAGCATGGAGTTTTTATCCTGGAAAAAACTTAGGTGCTCTCGGTGATGGTGGAGCAATAACAACCAATAATAAGAATATATATGAAAAAATAAAAGCCCTAAGTAATTATGGCTCTCATAAGAAATATGAAAATAAGTTTAAGGGATATAATTCACGCTTAGATGAGTTGCAGAGTGCCCTACTTAGAGTAAAACTAAAGCATTTGGATCGTTGGACTATTGAAAGGCAGAGAATAGCAAAACGTTACTTAGACGAAATAGTACACCCGGATGTAGTTTTACCAACTATAAACAGTAATAATACACATGTATGGCACCTTTTTGTTATTAGATCAAAAAGAAGGAATGAGATTCAAGAGTACCTTTCTTCACAAGGAATTGGAACAACAATTCACTATCCAATACCAATACACTTACAAGAAGCATATAAAGATTTAGGTAACAAAAAGGGAGATTACCCTATTGCAGAGATGCTAGCTGATGAGGTCTTATCTATACCTTTGTTTTATGGTATGACAGATGAACAGATCAGTTATGTTGTTGAAACAATTAACAATTTTTAA
- a CDS encoding sugar 3,4-ketoisomerase — protein MDYNKIDIKTIPTNEMGSLSFFEGESDIPFQIKRIYFIHGVPKGTQRGGHAHKQLQQILFCPFGKIEILLDNGKKKESFFLDEPNKGLIIGNGIWREMIWHNSNSVLCVAASEYYDESDYIRNYDDFLKMVKVGI, from the coding sequence ATGGATTACAATAAAATTGATATTAAAACAATCCCAACTAATGAGATGGGGTCTTTATCCTTTTTTGAAGGAGAAAGTGATATTCCGTTTCAAATTAAGAGGATCTACTTTATACATGGTGTTCCTAAAGGAACGCAACGAGGCGGACACGCCCATAAACAATTACAACAAATCCTTTTTTGTCCATTTGGAAAGATTGAGATATTACTAGATAATGGTAAAAAGAAAGAAAGCTTTTTTTTAGATGAGCCAAACAAGGGCCTAATAATCGGTAATGGAATATGGAGAGAAATGATATGGCATAATAGTAACTCTGTGTTATGTGTTGCAGCTTCTGAGTATTATGATGAGAGTGATTATATTAGAAATTACGATGATTTTTTAAAGATGGTAAAGGTAGGGATATAA
- a CDS encoding polysaccharide biosynthesis protein, protein MTYQKRMSLLILLDSIIVLTSIYVSYFLLHPSLSVFKTPTLIISSIVILFSHHLYAWVYRLYKKAWEYASIPELLAIVKAISFSIMSAAIIQLIIDADIYIRALAITWMLHVLLIGGSRFAWRILRDRIIHMNHNKKRTLIIGAGSGGLMVVRQLIHNKEAELKPIAFIDDDPNKQRLEYLGLSVVGTTKWIRQVVEQYKIEHIIIAIPSLNKKELNRIFQECSTTKIKTQIMPMIEDIVTGKVSVNQFRDVQVEDLLGRDPVELDLKSISKSITDKTILVTGAGGSIGSEICRQVCRFNPKKIVLLGHGENSIYEIDLELRNQYKDKFQIIPVIADVQDRARIFEVMEVHKPNMVYHAAAHKHVPLMEYNPKEAVKNNVIGTKNMAEAADTFGVVTFVLISSDKAVNPTNVMGSTKRIAEMVIQKMDQVSKTKFVAVRFGNVLGSRGSVIPLFKKQIQEGGPVTVTHPEMTRYFMTIPEASRLVVQAGALALGGEIFVLDMGEPVKIVDLAKNLITLSGYSIEEIGITFSGIRPGEKMFEELLNENEIHPKPVFPKIFIGKAVETNFEQVTRLLDSYDSLKGQELKEYVLSLANRKEAPIVQVASH, encoded by the coding sequence ATGACCTATCAAAAAAGAATGTCATTATTAATTTTGCTAGATTCTATTATTGTCTTAACATCGATTTACGTAAGCTATTTTTTATTACATCCTTCTTTAAGTGTATTTAAGACACCTACTCTGATAATCAGCTCAATCGTGATTCTTTTTAGTCATCATCTTTATGCTTGGGTTTATCGCCTCTATAAAAAGGCTTGGGAGTATGCAAGTATTCCCGAACTGCTTGCAATCGTTAAGGCTATTTCTTTCTCTATAATGAGTGCTGCAATCATTCAACTAATCATAGATGCTGATATTTATATTAGAGCTCTAGCCATCACATGGATGTTACATGTATTGTTAATTGGCGGATCTCGGTTTGCCTGGAGAATACTTCGGGATCGGATTATTCATATGAATCATAATAAAAAACGAACGCTTATTATCGGCGCGGGTTCTGGCGGCTTAATGGTAGTTAGGCAATTAATACATAACAAAGAAGCGGAATTAAAACCAATCGCATTTATTGATGATGATCCAAATAAACAGAGATTAGAATATCTTGGCTTATCGGTAGTGGGAACTACGAAATGGATCAGACAAGTGGTTGAACAATACAAAATTGAACATATTATCATTGCGATTCCTTCCCTAAATAAAAAGGAACTTAATCGTATTTTTCAAGAGTGTTCTACAACAAAAATAAAAACACAAATTATGCCGATGATTGAGGACATCGTAACTGGTAAAGTATCGGTTAACCAATTTAGAGATGTACAGGTAGAGGACTTATTAGGGAGAGATCCCGTTGAGTTAGACCTGAAGAGCATTTCAAAAAGTATTACAGATAAAACAATCTTAGTCACCGGAGCTGGAGGGTCGATTGGATCAGAAATTTGCAGGCAGGTTTGTCGTTTTAACCCTAAGAAAATTGTATTACTTGGACATGGGGAAAACTCCATCTATGAAATTGATTTGGAGTTAAGGAATCAATATAAAGATAAATTTCAAATTATCCCAGTTATTGCGGATGTTCAAGATCGGGCGAGGATCTTTGAAGTAATGGAAGTACACAAACCAAACATGGTTTATCATGCTGCTGCTCATAAGCATGTTCCGTTAATGGAATATAATCCAAAGGAAGCAGTAAAGAACAATGTAATTGGAACGAAAAATATGGCAGAGGCTGCGGATACATTTGGCGTCGTTACGTTCGTCTTAATTTCATCTGATAAAGCCGTAAACCCAACAAACGTGATGGGATCAACAAAACGAATTGCGGAAATGGTGATTCAAAAAATGGATCAGGTCAGCAAAACCAAGTTCGTGGCAGTGCGCTTTGGCAATGTCCTTGGCAGCCGAGGAAGTGTTATTCCATTATTTAAAAAGCAAATCCAAGAAGGTGGACCGGTTACAGTTACTCATCCAGAGATGACGCGCTATTTCATGACAATCCCAGAAGCATCCCGTCTCGTAGTGCAAGCGGGTGCATTGGCACTTGGCGGGGAAATCTTTGTGTTGGATATGGGTGAACCAGTTAAAATTGTGGATCTGGCGAAAAATCTTATCACACTCTCTGGCTATTCAATAGAAGAAATCGGAATTACCTTTTCCGGAATTCGCCCTGGTGAGAAAATGTTTGAGGAATTACTCAATGAAAATGAGATTCATCCAAAGCCAGTATTCCCAAAAATCTTTATCGGGAAAGCGGTCGAAACGAATTTTGAACAAGTGACCAGATTGCTAGATTCGTATGATTCTTTAAAAGGACAAGAACTGAAAGAATATGTATTGTCTCTTGCAAACAGAAAAGAGGCACCAATTGTTCAGGTAGCCAGCCATTAA